The Puntigrus tetrazona isolate hp1 chromosome 3, ASM1883169v1, whole genome shotgun sequence nucleotide sequence TTATATTAAACAACGGGcacatttataacacacactCCATCAAAATAATAGGCTTCAAACCCGGTGTTCTCATGTTCCCATGAACCTAATTCTTGCTAAAGATACCTATATTTGTACAGTATACAAATATAAGGCCTAGACTGAGTATCTTTACATTTGCATCTTTAAAGCCCAGATTCCATTAGTGTCTCAGGACTAAgcttagatttaaaaaaaaaaaaaaaaaaaaaaaggtacaaaaagaaGGTCACAAGGTTCAGATATGACGTGTGAGCTGGTGACCGTCCCTTCAAACACCTGCCAAAACAGACACTGAACCAGTGATGCAGTAGTTCACTCGCTCCTGCTGGGAGTCTATTTCAGGGCTCGGGCTTGTATGAGGAGGCAAGGTTGTTTCCGGATTGACCCGGCTCAGAGGCTTGAGGTTGAGGGGAGGTGGATGCGCTTGCAGGGCTTGTGGGCTCTTTCTGAATAAGTTCTGGCTCATCCTGCCCAGCCTGTGGTGGATGAACCAGGACTTTGTCAATGATCCCGAAATCCTGCGCTTCCATTGGGCTCATGTAGCGGTCTCTCTCCATCACGCTCTCTAATTGAGGACAACAGAACACAGTAAATTGATGACGTCCAGAAGTTAATCAccaaatgtataaaagaaaatacagtatttgtaGATTAGTACAAGAAAAAAGTACCTATAGTCTCCAAAAGCTGCCCCGTGTGTTTACAATAGATGTTGTTGATCTGTCTTTTAAGCTTGAGAATCTCCTCAGCCTGTATGGCAATATCTGTTGCTTGCCCCTGAAATGACAAATATCGGTGTTCATTTGAAAAAGCACTTCCCCTGTTTTTGTCTTCGTTTGTCCCCTAATCTTACCCTTGCTCCACCAGAGGGCTGGTGCACCATGATTCGGGCATTGGGCAGGGAATGCCTCATGCCTGCGGTTCCTGCGGCCAGAAGCAGGCTGCCCATACTGGCGGCCTGACCCACACACCACGTAGATATGGGATTTAAGATGTACTGCATAGTGTCATAGATCGCGAGTCCAGCCGTGACCACACCCCctgcaagacaaaaaaacatgaggATTGCATGCTCCAAAACATCTCTGTCTGGAAtatcaaacagaaaaaaaaacgtacttATTCGCTTTTTCATACTACTTATTCTACATGCCAAAGCAGCTGTTAGAGCCTGTAAAACCTGACTTATTTTAGAcgtaaataaaatcaaattttctGGAAAAGGAGTTTACTGCACCTGTAAGCAAAATCTTGTTTGTATATAGtggtttttgttattttctgtgTGTATCGTATTTGAAAGCCTTTCtgacccaggaccacaaaaccagtcataagtgttcttgtttttgttttttattgaaatttataCATATGAATGgagaataaataatctttccattgatgtatggctTGTTAGGATAGGACGACATTTGGCCTAAgtacaactatttaaatatatctggaatctgaggaaaatcagctttaaagtggtccaaatgaagttcttagaaatgcatattactaatcaaaaagcGAATCaaggctggttttgtggtccagagaaACATCAGATAACACttgaatagaaaagaaaaaaaacactaaaacttcATTTAGAAAGCCAACTGAgcagaaatattaaatgtggTCCAGCTTAAGATATTTATATGGCCAGCATATGATCTAATGGATTACCATACAGGTATCAAGCGATATCATAAtagcagaaaatgtaaaactgcaCAGATTAAGACCATGAACTGGCAACTGAATAAACGTAATGATCACAATACAAAGCTCCTACaatctttttttcctgttgATGCAGTTGTTTTTCTCACCAGGACTGTTGATGTACATGTGTATGGGCTTGTTGTTGCTCTCAGACTGGAGAAAGAGCAGCTGAGCGATAACTAGGGAAGCTACAGAGTCATCGATCTAGATTTggagaagagcagagaaacaGATAAAGGGCTTTCTGAAGATCATTCTGTGTCTTTCCTTGCATTTTAACTTACTGGACCCATAACACAAATGATTCTCTCTCGAAGCAGCCTTGAGTAGATGTCGTACGCACGCTCTCCTCTGCCCTGAAACggaaaagaaactttttaaatagctttcaAGCCCCCGCAACACTAAATAGCTGCATCTTTAACAAGTAAACTTTTGAAGTTACCATTAAAGGTTACAAGTGAATTTTTATAATAGATGATCAGCAATGGAGAAGAGTGCTCTTACCGTCTGCTCCACAACTATTGGTATAAGTGGACTTCTCCATGGCGCGCTCTGATGAATGGACCGACTGACTTTGAGTGCAGGAACTCCACATTGTAAGACTCTCTATAAAAACAACAGTCACGAGAATTATGATCAGTGGTCAAAAAGACAGACTGCATTGTGTATGCAAGGTCGTTTTAGTGGCGAGCTTGACATTACAGCATTCAACAGAAACAAATCACAGAGTGATGACATTAGTTTCGCTGAAAACGAGCGAAACCTATATAACATTAGCTAAATTAAATGTAGATGAACATAACCTAACTTAACATAAAGCACTCCTGTTAGCAAAACAATAGCGTGTGTATCATAAGTGACATTGCTGCTATACTACTGAGTTGTTTCACATATAGAGAcgtattaattttaattattttagaattcatttttaatatagaaaggattattttaatacttacaCGCAACAACATGTTTCTGTTGAGCAACCCTCACGCGACCCCTACTAACCCGGATGTGATATTCAGCAGCTTGATAGGGAAGCCAGAGAGCCTCTAATGAAGAAAGAGATGGTGAAGTCGAGAACGACGTTTGCAGGTCCAAGTGTCGTAAAATGGTCAGTAAAAAACCgctgttaatataaaatacataaataaaactgttattattatcgTTGTTGAAAACACATCATTGTTTTAGATTATTTCGAAATCATGGTAATGTTCCCCTGATTCTTTGGTGaatagaaagcatttatttgaaatagacatTTTTGAACACTGtgaaagtctttactgtcagttATGTTAATTATTGCTGAATGCACATAgcctatttctttcttttttaaaaactacgTTTTAAACTGTAGTGTACCTTTGGTAAACTTTTCTGATTTAATAAGCTTGAAACATGCAGTTAGTAACTTTTTACAGTTTAAGTTTGTCTTTAGTAGTACAGTACTTTAGGTAGTAGTACTGTTAATCAATtagcaatgtttaaaaaagacaggaaaattgcttcaatcatttaaatgaaaagaaaaacaagacattGATACGTTTGTAGTTAATGGCAGGTCTGGCGgctcagtaaaataaataaacttacacattgactttcattcaaaacagaacagaaatattCCGGAACCTTTATTTGACTTTGGAGTCTCCACTTACGGAGAGGCTCTGGTGAAGCACATCCACTGTCATATAATAAAACAACGCTAGATGGCGCTTTATCGCACTCAACTAGAACCCTTTGTgaaagtaatgaaataaaaaatacaccaaCTGTGTCTTATTAGCATGAATATTAAGTTGAAGTTGAATATTAAGTCAACAATAATGCATTATCTCACCCACCTAATCCACAATAACATACacgttttatttcaataaaaaatggCGTAATAAGCGTACTGATTATGttagtaaatgttaaatgaaaatctTAAATGTAGAAAGGTCCCCTTGTGAGGGTTATAGAAAATATGATAAGCTCATTATAAAACAACACAGTGTAAAGGGGTTCTTTCTGgagttatgtatgtatgtacggTTGTCTGTTTATTGCTTGCTTGCTTCCTTTTAAACCCCATTCATTCACAGGTGAAGAAACCGGTCAGGTGTCCTCCTGCGCCGTCGCAGTGTGAAACCAATCGTCGGTTTCGACTACAGGGGCGCAATTGAGCCGGTTGCAGCCGAAGTCAGTCTCGTCTCAACATTGTTACGAACTTTCTCGATCTGTCAGGAGTCATGTCGAATAACAGCGCCGGCGGTCTGGTCAGCCTGCAAAAAAGCGTCAAGCAGCTGCGATTTGAAGCAGGAATCCGCAGAATCAAGGTGAGCGTGAGAAAATAAAACCCTTAAAGATTGGAAATCTTTGCTAACAGGGTGTGCCTGGGCAAACTTGTTGATCCTGTCCGAACATCCTGCTACTTTGTGTGATTGCTTTACTGTTTTTAACGTTTCTCGATTTCTCTCACAACATTTCTCGTGCAACTGAAGCGTAACAAAGTTATCTGTTTGCCAGCTTTTACCGAGGCGGGTTGCGATTGTTTTCGCTCGGAGCAGATGACAGCTCGCTTTTAATCGATTGCGAAGCCGCGTTATCGTCCGGTATCTCTCGTATACGTGCGTGAGGTGCGTGATAACGTTCGACGTAAACGCGTCCAAACTTTCGCTCGCGCACAGCCGCGTTTAAAGTGAAACTCCGCAGGCAGCGGCGCACAGAGCAGCTCTTTGTTGATTGTGAGTGTGTGACACAGTGTCACATTTGTTGGCCGGGAAAATCCAAATCTATATTAGGTCCCACTGGCTCCAAACAcgctattttaaaaacaacccaaGGCTTTGTGCGTTATTATTGAGTTTATCGTGGATCGTATAAACTCCGTATCTTCTGACCGCGTGAGCGCTATGAAGCCAATAGAGGCTTTATTGCTCCACAAACCCCTTTTATCCGTAAATTCATACGTAGCCCATGGCCTACCTGAAGAGATAAGGAGGCAAAAGCCTTATGCtgttcaaaatatgtttttaaaacgagCGTTTTATCAGGCTCCTGTCACTTTAACGGCAATAATTAGGTTGTTTTCATTGCGttgatgtgaaaaaaaactaaacaaacattgGAGCCTGAGAAAAATGCTCACTGAGAAGACACTTTTATCTGCTTCCCTAGGTTTCTCAAGCTGCGGCAGAGCTGAAAGCATTTTGCATGCAAAATGCCCACAAGGACCCTCTCCTCATGGGAGTCCCATCAAGCGACAACCCCTTTCGGCCCCCCAAATCATGTGCGCTCTTCTGAGGTACCAACAGTCAGCCCAGTGTCACCgttttctttctgaaatgtCCCGTTAACCGGCAATGTAAAGAGAAATGTAaacctctgtctgtctgttcccTCTGAAGGAGCGGTGAAGAACACGGAGAAACTTCTGAACATTCCTCTTTCACTCAAACGTTTTCACTACACAACCTTCAGACCCCCTTTACATTACAGCGGAGCTGGTCATCACCGTTACCGTTACGCTACATCGTTCCATTTGTAAGCTGCGTTTGTGACTTGAAGTCTTTCACGTTCAGTGACGTGAGTTATGAAGAAAACCTGTGAGAAgtgattttaaaagtgtttgcaTATTGTTAAATAAGGGCATCGTAGAGCGAAGTTAAACTAGCAGGAAAGAATTCAAGCGTTTAGTTGGTACACTGAAAAAATTGACAAATTTgcagaaatattatattatcttttttttttttttttgctgtgtagcGAAGTCCGTTTGAATACCAGccttacacaaaaaaaaacctgcaaaatGCTTTCTTGTCGTAATATGTTTTAGTTTAGGAAGAAACGcagaattaatttgtttattgatGCAATTAGGCTTACATACATAGACTTGTGTTGCCACGAAACTTTAATTGTATTAACCACATAGCTCTATTGAAGGAGAGAGATGTCTTGAATCTCAGGTTCTTTTTGTTGAAGATCGATGCTGTGTTTCTGATATAAATTCACTGTTCTGAATACTGAATGAATGAGGTACTACTTTTTATTCGGATGCATTTTCCCTAATCTTGTGAGGTTTCTGCATAACTCTGACATTTCCTAAATGTTCTAGTGTTAACACTCGAGTGCAGAGTTTTAGTAATATTTGCTGGTGAAAGGGTGCTGCCTACCTGTTACGCTTTTACTCTAAGAATTTGAACACCAAATGACCGTGAGCGTACCAGCTGGCCTGTTTTTGCATATACTCTCGGCTTACTGATCTCATCTTATACCTGTACTGTATCTTCATCAGTCAACCACTAGACGTTCatgcaaatgtcatttttactgCTGTCACTGCATTGTTaactttttcagtctgtttacCTCGTGTATGTCTTGCATTTTAAGATTGAACGTGCCTAGGAGAGCAACGTCTGATTTATTTGAGAGACGCCAATATAATTTTCCTTATTAAACTGAATCAAGATGTTGTCGGTAAATAAGGTGCcattgataaataaattaaaatgactgagCCTAAAAAAAGCTTCTTGCATTTTTTTGAACGAGAccttaaataaattttttgtgatttagaCGGTAAGAGAAACAACGATGCTAGAAACCCTTATAGTTTGtatagttttgttgttgtaactTAAACAAAGCTGTATAAGTGTTAGATGGAGAAACTTAAACGAGAAATGTTGAAAAGTTCAAGTACtggctgaaaatataaaaaaactgagctAAAAGTTCCCTGAAAACTCTAGTAGTCTACAAATgctagaattaaaataaaaatatgtatatacatataatcaAACATGCAAAGCTATTAATTTCCTCTTTATATCaaggtatttatatataattatataacattttgttcCTTTTCCACTTCActgttgaatgttttttttcttatttacaaAAGAAGTATACAAAATGGCTTTAATACAtcagcaaaaaaattataattttatacagtatttcGATTTTTGTTCTGGACAAGTATGTAAATCGGcgtacatttaattacataatgccttatctgcatatttaaacatttcagaaatctTTCAATTGTGTTACTGTACCGTTACAAatcatttgtgaccctggagcacagaaCTAGTCATAATGCAATTATGCAATTGCCAACAatgcattgtatgggtcaaaatgataaatttttcttttatgccaaaaatcattataaagTAAACATCATAATTTGTAAATGTgttctataaatatatcaaaatagtcaagaatatatatatatatatatatatatatatatatatatatatatatatatatatatatatatatttttttttttttttatatatatatattttatatatatttaaatatatatatatatatatatatatatatatatatatatatatatatatatatatatatatatatatatatatatatatattcacaaatgaaaataaataataattgtatctCGTCAAGTCATGTCATATCTATTATTTAGTTTCATAAAATCAACCCTTACACTGTGGTTTTGTGGGTAAATTTTTACCCCGTTCACTCATGCCGTCTCTTCTCCTTCACACTGCCTCCTGTACAATATTCTCACCCacacttttaatcaattgcATTAGTTTGCTCAACACACACCTGCCTTTTCCTCGCAGCCCCTGCCATCCCCTGAAATTAAACTACAGCTGGGGAAAACGCGAGATGTGGCCATGTGGAGGCAGTAGTAAGTCAGGCCTAGCTTGACCACTGACTGCAGGGGAGATCTGAGCCGCTGAGCTGCTGTCTGACTCTGCCCAGATCGAAGATGGCGGTGTCGGTGTTCTCAGGCGTGCGCCTCCTCTCCATCGGAGACGCCAACGGAGACATACAGCGGCATTCAGAGCAGCAGCCTCTGCGGCTAGAAATCAAAATCAACCAGGACGTGGCTCTCATAAGCCTCTCGAACAGTGAGTAGACGCTGGCTTTTAAGCACTTTGCATCCGGCCTCAGTTGAGCGGCGTATCCTAGCTTAGCCGAGTGAGGGGTCTGTGCGTGCGGCATGTGCGTGCGTCGCGCCGCCCGATCGCCGGGACGCTGGCGGCTTTCGGCTTACCGTCCCAAACGCGCCTCTTGCGCCCACGCGTGCTTTCTAAAAGACGCAAAATGACCGGAGCGAGGGGTTTTGTTTCAACGCGCATGCCAGCAAAAACCACGTTGATCGTAGCATGTTAGCATCCGTAAACACTTTGTGTTAAGCTGCTTATAGTTAGCTATCGTTGCCGTGCAGTTTAAACGCACGGCGGTCCAACACCTAACGCGCTTCCACCGACAGAAATATGCACGCGTGCCTTTGCACGCGTGAGGTTTCTTTTAAGGTTTATTAAGACTTTTCGCAGGAGAGCAAAGAAGGGCTTTGGTTATAATGTGGATTGGCGCCTATAAAGTTAGCCGCAGTCTGAGCCTCCAGTCATACTACTGAGCTTTAGAAAGTGTTAGCAGACGCGTTTGTTTATGTTCTGCACTGGGTGCTATTTGTGGAAACATTTGATATGTTTGTTGAAGTGGTTTTATCCTGGTCGGTTGACGGTCTGAATGGATGCTGCTTAGTTTACTTGACGGATTGCGCACATCCCAGGCTCGCAGTTCTGCGCCACCTCTCCACTTTTATCGTACTATACCGGTTCGTTTTTTCTCAAAGTGCTGTAAACATTGCTAAAGTAAGGTGAAATTACGCAGAGCTTTCTTGTGGCAACTCCGTTTGGGGCATTCATCTTTGTTCTGCGGGGAACAATAGCGGGTCCCCCGCCTCCTTTTCTCCAGTGTCCCGCCTGTTCATTCAGCGCTCAGGGCTTTTGTTTGGAGCCTCATGCTGCCGATGTCCCGTGGATGAGATGAACGTCTTACTGAAACAGATGCGTCGGAGAAGTTTTTTTATTGCTCGAGCCGCGAATGCCGCATCGTTTGTCTTTATTAATGAGTCGAAAGTCCGAGTTTATTGATTGGAGTTCGTTAGTGTAACGTTACGTGCTATATTTGGCACCTTTTTGGTAAACTCGTGCGAGAGAGCGCTGTTTATTATTGCGCGAACATTAAGGTGGAGGGAGTAAGGGTGCAGAAagtttattgtcattattttgctAATGAATGGACGGTATTGAAAGGTTTTGCACTTGTGTGTGAGTAATATTGGCTGCCTGTGTGCGTCCTGCAGTGTTGACGTCACATGGACGACCTTGTTGTGTAGATGACAAGGTTGCTAAtgatagaaataaaacaaaataacagtaataactGTCTTCACTGCATGCAGTGCCTTAAACCAGGGTTCAATGTGACAAGAAGTCAACAAAAAACACGTACTGGCGTGAAATTCATTTCTCCAAACAATCGATAACTTCTATTACACTTCACGCTAGTCGCTAAAAACATACTTAGTTTACTTGTGTTTTAGGAGAGCAAAGCCTTCAGTTGTGAGCAGGGGGTGCCAAGCATCTCTCTAAAGCTCAGATTTTCGTGGCCTCGTTCCCTCGTTTAAGAGGTACTTTCTTGAGCTTCTGTAGAGACTGTGCTTGTTTTCAGatcaattatataaatgaataccAGCCTAATCTGTCTGCGGAACGCTTGACTTAATCCTACAACAGCTGGGCAAATAGATGACAAAATCCCTCATCCTGGCTTCGCTATTACTGTTGCAATGTTTAGAAGGCCAACTTAATGTTTATGAACAGGTCTAGCTTAGTTTGATACGCTTGATTTATGTTTAGGCGGTAGTACCCTTTAGGACCTTGCATAATTCATAGTAAAGCTGAAATGCAGCTTtaagttaaatataatttctcatGTACCGTCTTAAAGCAGTGGATtacctaaaaatacatttttcattttgaaccTGCATGACTTAATTTTGTCCTGTGTTGCTTTGCACCCCGCTGACTTTCAATGCATTGACAAAAACTGttgaaacattcttcaaaagaaaaattgcaTACAATGGGATGATACAAAAGCGCTGATTTGTTTTAGGCTTATTAACATCTATGCATTCGCTTTCCCCCACAGATGAGGAAACGTGTGTCTTCAAGTGTTCAGTATCACGAGAGACCGAATGCAGTCGTGTTGGGAAGCAGTCCTTCATCATTACTCTGGGCTGTAACAGTGTCCTTCTGCAGTTTGCATCTCCAGCAGGTAATACCTCATTTTACGGGCACATCAGCCTTTGAATGTCTTAGCGAACTGCTAAATTACCACAGACAAGCAAAGCATCTGATGCACTTTGATGTCCATTAGGACTCTTTTCAGTTTCACTCTTTAACTTTTTAGTTGCCtctagcaaaaaaaataaaataatttttttccccttctcattcagataaacacagatcCGTTGTGTACTAACTTTTAGTTTAACTGTAATCTCTTAATGCACTTGCATGTGTTGTGTTTGCCAGATTTCTCGTCGTTCTATAACCTCCTGAAGAATTGCCGTGGACATGGGGGTGAACACTCTGTCTTCAGTGAGAGGACGGAGGAGTCCTCAGCTGTACAGTATTTTCAggtgtgtttttcttctaaTTAACATGCTTCAACAAAACGCATTGTTATTTTATGAACCAGTTTTATCCTGGTCTTAGAACCTTTTCAAGGGTATCCAGACTGCCTTTATTTCCAGTGAAGACATTTGTCATCAGGTGGCTTAAAATTAAtgccctctttctttctttcttttctccagTTTTATGGCTACCTCTCTCAGCAACAAAACATGATGCAGGATTACGTGCGAACTGGAACATATCAACGGGCCATCCTCCAGAATCATACTGACTTCAAGGATAAAGTATTTGTCTTGTTGATTCATCTGTTGCTATATAGATTGAGGGTTGTGTATTTGTAGATGGCATGGAGTTGAGTAGTTTCAGAAATGCTTATTGAAGCATTTCTTGttctccatttaaaaaaaaaaaaaaaaaaaaagtaattggtCAGGCTTTTGACTGTCATGACCTTGACTTTTAGCTTTGATGTTGTCCAGACCACAATATCTGAAACTGAAAAAGTCCAAATCATTTAATAAGATTATTCTTCATGAGTGCTTCTATTATGAATTGCTCTTAAATGAAATCTGCTGTTTTACTCGGTTGTGTCATATGACGTGATTCTTGTTCTCAATCGTCCGTGTCTGTTTTAGGTGGTGCTGGATGTTGGCTGTGGCTCTGGGATTCTGTCATTTTTCGCAGCTCAGGCTGGTGCTCGTAAAGTGTATGCTGTGGAGGCCAGCACCATGGCTCAACATGCAGAGGTATAACAGAGTCCTCAATCACTAACATGCACTGCTGTTCTAACGTTTGGTTCggttagatttttaaaagaggtctcttatgctcaaccaaagctgcatttg carries:
- the LOC122341259 gene encoding ATP-dependent Clp protease proteolytic subunit, mitochondrial, which encodes MLLRRVLQCGVPALKVSRSIHQSAPWRSPLIPIVVEQTGRGERAYDIYSRLLRERIICVMGPIDDSVASLVIAQLLFLQSESNNKPIHMYINSPGGVVTAGLAIYDTMQYILNPISTWCVGQAASMGSLLLAAGTAGMRHSLPNARIMVHQPSGGARGQATDIAIQAEEILKLKRQINNIYCKHTGQLLETIESVMERDRYMSPMEAQDFGIIDKVLVHPPQAGQDEPELIQKEPTSPASASTSPQPQASEPGQSGNNLASSYKPEP
- the si:dkey-204f11.64 gene encoding guanine nucleotide-binding protein G(I)/G(S)/G(O) subunit gamma-10, translating into MSNNSAGGLVSLQKSVKQLRFEAGIRRIKVSQAAAELKAFCMQNAHKDPLLMGVPSSDNPFRPPKSCALF